The window ccatgaaatatctaaatggtccacatggtggatgaattggtccacatatatcaccttgaattctttcaagaaacattggtgattctttctcaaccttaagtggtgagggtctagttatcaattttccaagagagcaagatgtacatggaaccattgtatcatgatggatttttctatcctttagtggatgtccatgagtacattcaataatccttttcatcattgttgatcctggatggcctaatctgttatgccataaactgaatacaccaggatcaatatatttttcgttaactaccatatgtatttctggtacatttatatgtgtataatgtaatccagaactaagtcttggcagtttttcaaccacatgactcttgtcagtgatacttaaatatttctcattttctgttgtcactgactgataatcatacccgttaaggtatatgtcggagaaactcaataaatttctgcttgacttgggagaaaataaggcatcatttattaaaaattttgtaccatttggtagtatgaaatttgcctttcctatcccttttatcaagttagcaggtcctgatattgtatgtatagttccttccgttagttttagatcaataaaatatttctcgaatttaagtatagtgtgtgtagttccactgtctgctatacagagatctccaccacttgattgatgttgtattccagcaaaattcatattgaacttcatatataagaaataaatagtgagtacattaatattacacaatattttaaacgcaaatagatagtactgaaacatttagcaaacataatgacaaagacagacgatattaaatcgtttatttttcgaaagacacacaacttaaacattcaagaaatcttcatataaatcagatggtttctcagtgactgttggatcgacgttatccacaaagtttacttccttttctttatctttcagcgaatcctgatacatcttaacaagatgtttagatgttcggcaagtattagcccagtggcccattctaccacatctgtagcaagattcttcagaatttttagaagaattttcttcaacatcttgtttagtgggcttgttttgtggttgatatttatattttcgtggattattatttctttgaccaccacggcaacgaccacgaccgcgtcctcgcccattaccattaccataaggatggtttctaccatagttatggcttttggcatgatgatggtgatggttattataaccacgaccttgcccgcgtccttgtccctgtttataattatttgcagtatttgcttcagggattgcaagtgtactagtaggacgggattgctgatttttcattaatagctcatcattttgctctgcaactaagagatatgaattaagttcaggatatgttttgaactttagcattctcaaatttctttgcactgtgatgtttgcagcattcattgtggagaaagttttctccatcatgtctgcatcacttatttcatgtccacagaatttaagttgtgaacatgtattatacagagctgagctatattcatttactttcttaaagtcttggaaccttaatgttctccattgttccatagcagctggaagtaaaatttctctttgattattgaatctgcttttgagaccttcccataaaacatggggatcttctacagtcacataattattttgtaagcattcatcaatatgttgatgaataaagcaacatgccgttgcttgttctttttcagaacaagtgttgttttcatttatggcttcaagaatacccattgatttaagatgcatttttacttttataactcatggaatgtagttgtttccagttgattctaaagaagtaaatttaagcttttccagattcgacattttctattaaaacaaacaacatgataaattatagtcactttatattcataagtatataaaaattaaacataaatttaatataacataaatgataagtaggtgacagtgtcgaccatatgtaagcaatcattaataaatgttatataacataaatataaatattagtaaacataaatgataattaggcgacagtgtcgaccatataaatgttagataatagaaatataaatgttagtaacataaatgataattaggcgacagtgtcggccatataaatgttagataattgaaatataaatgttagtaacataaatgataattaggcgacagtgtcggccatataaatgttagataattgaaatataaatgttagtaacataaatgataattagacgacagtgtcgaccatatattattcaggtggtataaccgaccatatatcatttaggtggcagagccaaccataattagtattaagattatcgtgctgataacgtgttataattcagtaggcttataactacctttagtggtttgattcttgatgttataattcagtaggcttataactacctttagtgatttgattcttgatttagaatactaataatgaagtgtaagaacaaagatgataatggagagaaagaaagaaacacttttgtaagtgtgagaaatggtgcaagtttaatgcttgcattcatggctatttatagcaaaaatatcacaagtttaggtaatacaataatattacttttgtgtatcaataattgactatccatttatatatatatatttatatattataacactattTATCTATTCTATCTATTAAAAGGGAGTTTATGCTTAAGTCATCAGGTGCTTGCTTGATAAGGTTGTAAAATCATTTTATAATTAACAATGCTTATGTCATAATTatcttattatatattatatttttattttattttttaaaaacgtACGCAAGAAGCTTTAGACTAATTGGTCTTATCTGACAGCTCTCCTCCTCTGTTATTGTATCCTGCACTCTTAAACAACTCTTTCATCTTCTCCTGCATCTCTTTCAAATTCTCGACATCTTCTTGGTCTCACTCTCTTTCAAATTCAAAAGAAATTCTCAACAACTCTTtaattttcttcttcatcttcttctacaGTACTGTATTATATTTCTTTTACTATGATAGGCTTATTTGGTCGGTTACCAAATAAACCCTAACTTGCTCATCCCCTAAGCAAAACCCTTACACCATATAACCATCTCGAATTTGAAAATCAAACCATTCATCTTTTTTTCACTTATAAGGTCAGTGCCCTAATATTCAAGATTATGTTCGTTTCAATTTCTTCATTTTCCTGAAGTTGTATTATAGACTTGAAGCTTAACATCATCTCAGTATgtttatatattgatttatttgagTAAGTGTTCATTGAATTTTTCAATTGATGCCTGTACGAACTGCGATATTTTGAGATCAATGATGGGGTCGTATTCATGTATGAAGTTTAATTACacatgtgtttttgtgtgtttattttatttaatcaatgATCTTTATGATGAAGAAAAATAGGTACTTTTTTCATCATATTTAAACGTTTTATATAGCTTTTCTTTGTGTGTATCTTTGATTTTATAGCATGGGTAACAAATTAAGTCTGATAATAGTTGTTTTATGTAGATTTTTTCAGATATGAAATGAGATAGCTCATCAATTTTGTTTTGAAGTAGCGTATCTTTTTTGTTGAATATATCTTTTTTGTTGAATCTCATATACAACTAAAAGTATATGGAAGTTTTCGATTTTTCTTAGAAGATTGATGTAGGTGTTCATGAAATGATTTATAATTTATTTTGTTACTGTGATTTATCACTTGAAACCACAAATAACTCCTTTGTTTTTAAGAAATAGTTTAAATTTGTAAAGTGATGATTATGGTGATTAGGTCAATACTTTCAaatttctcattttttttttttttttggcacacTATGTGTTTGTAGTTATGCCTCACTGAAGTTGATATAAGTTTTGCAATATGATATGGCTTCAATTGTATTTTTCTTCTTACTACTGATGTTGTGTCGTGCTATATATGATATAAGCAACTCCTTAGGTTTATTTTTATAGATGCGTGATTGTATTAAACAAGTAAAGGTGCATCAACTTGGTACCATATTACTTGCCTATACACTTTTGAAGTTGTGGTAGGAGCAACTATACAAGTTAACATCTTATAAATTATATAACTGAATATATAAGATGTGAAAGATGACTATGAGCTAATATTTTTAGTAAATCACCAAATAAACATTTTGTGCAATAGATGGAATGTCTGTTACACTCTTCAGGCTAGCACTGAAAACCTTTTGAAAAGACTTTGTAAAATATAAAGGTAtgatttttttttatgtgtgtttaAATAACATGTGCATAGTGCAGTGTTGGCTCATTATCTTTGCAGAGACATGCGGCTTTTCAATTAGGTGACATGGTAGCTGTCATAACGTTGGTGTCAAAAGTTGGATTACCAGGCGGGATTTGACCTACCACTGTGGCGAATAACCACTGTGTCAAAAGTTGCAAAGGTCATATGCGGTAAGTGGACATAAAAGAAAAAGTAATTTAAAGATAGGTGATGTTAGCACACCTGGACATAAATGAAAGAGTGATTTAAAGATGGATGATATTTGTGCACCTGAATGAATTGATGTGAAAAATGTATTTCATCTTCACCTTTAATTCGTTGGCTATTTGTATTTATATTGTTCATGTTCATCAGTGTCATGTGAATTATAGCATAGTGAAATAGCCCAATTCAATTGTATTTTATTACTACATGTGATTTTGACTTTACtaggtaatacttattttatatattattgctTAGTTTTTTTTCTTGAATTCTTTAAATTGAACTGCTTTTAAATAAAAACTTTAGCCAAACAAATTTTATTCTACATTGATTGTTCTACAAATAACCATGATTTGCAATTTTATGAAGTTTTAAAGAGTTAAGTTTTGAGGAATTCCTAACCACTACTACAATCAGCAGATATAATTTGATTTAATCGTTACACTACTCTTTATTGTTACATTACTCTTTGTTACTATATGTTCTGCTACGATGTTAATTTTAGTGTTAATATTTCTGTCAATGTAGCGATTGTAATTTCTATCAATGTAGTAATTTATCATAATGGATTTTAACTAAATCCGTGAATTCACGGATCACTTAACTAGTTGTTTGATGCAAATGTTTGAATCTGATTTTGATTATGAAAATTTAGGGTTCTTATTTTTACtctttgaagaagatgaagatgactaATTTAGAAAAGTTAGAACAAAATAAGGGTTTGAGTTGAGCAAAGAGGTGGGTTGAATGAAGGAGATTTGTAACGTAAATAACTAACCGTcgttatgtcaaatgaccaacagCGTTAAGAAATTAATGTGACTTGGAAGTTTACCTGTTATAACAGGTTAACTACATACAATAGATCAAATTTAAATAGTTGGACACATATAATAGGAAATCTGAAAGTTTGATACATACAATAGGAATttgatgaaagttcaatgcattttgaaTCAATTTTCCCTTTTTTTAAtatctttttttatttttattttttattaatttacACTATATATACATCTCCATTTCCTCAAATTTTTTCAAACCAACACTCTTATTTTATCACTTGTTCACATCCAAATACACTCTCATTGTACCATCTTTTACTTCCAAATACATTAATATGAATCGCAATAACGCAAATTCGGATTCCGACATAAATGTGATCTTAATGACCACGAATAATCTAAATTATAACCAAGCAATTGACTTACTTGATAATTTGGATGAACTGAGCGATGATTAAGTCGAACCCATACCAGGAGCACCTAGAAGATATCTGCATAGAGGTCGTGAAAGAACCACAAGAGCTTTATGGAATGATTAAATTTTCGACACATGTACGTTTTCACCGGATTACTTCCGAAGATAATATCGAATGAGCAAATCTTTATTTCTTCGTATATATTGTATATTGAATGATTCTCAAACCCCGATTCCTTCGTATTTTACTTATTTTTATCAAAAATGTGATTGTACCAGATTACGTGATTTTAATATCGTTCAAAAATTAACACCCGCCATACGTCAACTAGCATATGCTGCTTCGGTCGATCTTTTGATGAATACTTGCATATGGGTGAACAAACCTCATACGATAGTTTAAACAATTTTTGCAAATGTATTTTTCACTTGTACGCAACCGAATATTTGAGGAAATTAAATGCACAAGATGTGCAACGTTTGACCGCTAAACATGTTGAAATACATGGTTTTTTGGGGCTGTTAGGAAGTGTCGATTTTATGAATTTGGGATGGAGAAATTGTCCGACACGTTGGAAGGGTCATTACATACGAGGTGATTATGTTGTCCCGACAATCATGCTTGAAGTGGTTGTCTCGTATGATGGGTAGTTTTGGCACATTTTTTTGGAACTGCGggataaaataatgatattaacgtACTTAATCAACCAGATTTGTTTAGCGACTTATTACATAGTGAAGCTCCACCATGTACGTTTACAGTTAACGGTTGTACGTTTAACAGAGTTATTATTTAGCGGATGGTGTTACCTGGAATGGTCAACATTAGTTAGGTCGTTCAGAATTCCGATATACCCTAAACAATCAAAATTCAAAAAGTATTAAGAATCGGCTAGAAAATATATTGAACGATCATTTGGAATACTACAAGGCCAATGGACCATTGTTCAACATCTGGCACAACCATATTATATCAAAAAAATTAGAAGAATTATGTTAACATGTgtgatattaaataatatgataatatgataACCGAGTACAATGGTCGTGTATTTTATGAACTCGAGGAGAATTATCGTGCGGTTCAATGTACACGATGAACAATCCAAGAGAGGGTTGAGGCGCATCTTCGGGTGGACGCGAAAATAAGAGATATGGGCTTTCATCGACTACTACGAGATATGCTTGTCGAACACGTGTGAAGTCTTCCAAATAATTATTGTATTCAACATAACCCGACAATGAATTCAAACAATCAAGATGAAGCGGGACATTTACACATTTTCGATGACGAAGATGAAAATCAAGACGAACAAGaagattagtttttataattttaatttaattttaaaattttatgtaattttattttttaatCTACTTATATTAAAatgtactttttattttatttgagtttaaatttaaatttaaagaaaatagaaatttttaagtttttaaatttgaGAAAGTATGTCATTGTTGATAGTATTTAGTTATAGAAGGGAATATGCTTTTAATATGGCAGCTAGTTATGGAGAGAAAGTATGTCACCATAGGAAAACCATACCCAACGGTATGTCATTAacctttttatttttcaaaattAAAAGACGCCACAAGAACCATCCAGTCTTTTATCTTCTTTTTTAAGAAATGTTCGATTTATGTCTTCATATAAACATTGAAAGACGAGGACTACATAGGAATTGGTGAGCCAGGAATGCTATTATTGGTAGAATTTTTCTCTTTCTTTTAGAATAATCCCTCTCATatgtttaattttatttatttatcatttaaaaATTGATAATAATAGAAAAAATTACGTCGATAGTACCTGTGGTTTGTTCTGTTTTTCATCACAGCACCTAGACTATATTTTGTGCTTCATCAGTACCCCAGTTTTGTTAGACAATCGTGGTTAGTACCCAACACCTCACATGTGCAACACACGTGAGGGTAATTTCGTTATTTACGTGTAATAAGTAAAGTTTAGGTATCACTCATGTAAAAATGTACAAACCGCATGTACCAATGGCGTAATTTTATCTATCAATTACTTTAAatgaattatttatttatttatttatttattattattattattattattattattattattattattattattattattattattattattactactactactactttcAATAAATTAATTATCTCGTTAAATTTGATCGTCTGAATAATATGAGCAACATCCCATATCCCACCTTATATACTaactaatatagttattattattattttattattataatttctacACCATATACaaagtactatattattattttattatttatagttaattatttaacattctattaaaaaaaaaatttaatttagtTGTCAAATATATTTTTAATTAGCTTTTTCAACTATATATTATGCTTACTATTTTTGACAATTAATTTGATATATCccaaatataaatactaataataaaaataggacaaaaatatataagttttgaacgaTCGTCGATATGCGTAATTTTTTATATAGGTTTTGAACGATCGTCGATATGCATCACTTGATGCTTCCAAGCAATCCGTTAAAACCATACAAAAGCCATTAAGATAGATAATTGATGTACCTTCAGCCATTGGTAAGTATTCGTCAAACATGTCCGCTGTTATACGATAAGCTAATTGACGCAAAGCGGATGTACATTTTTGTATCGTAGTAAGACTTGTCGACCAAGAGCAGCATTTTTTTGTTTAAAAAATAATACGCATATCGACGATCGTTCAAAACCTATATATTTTTGTcctatttttatcattagtatttatTTTCGGGATATATCAAATTAATTGTAAAAAATAATAAGCATAATAGATAGTCGAAAAAGCTAATTAAAAATATATTTGacaactaaatttaaaaaaaaaacatcttAAATGTTTTTATTAGaatgttaaataattaattataaatacaattaatatattggaagtaataataataataataataataataataataataataataataataataataataataataataataaatcatttAAAGTAATTGATAGATAAAATTACGCCATTGGTACCCGTGGTTTGTACACTTTTACATGAGTGATACCTAAGCTTTACTTATTATACGTAAATGATgaaattaccctcacatgtgtTGCACATGTGAGGTGTTGGGTACTAACCACGATTGTCCAACAAAACTAAGGTACTaatgaagcaaaaaaaaaaaaaaaaaattagtatagGTGCTATGATGAAAAACATAACAAACCACAGGTATTATTGGCGTAattttttcataataataatatatagtgaGTGGGTTCAATCTTTATTAAGAAATATATTCATAGTTAATAGTGTTTAGTCTTTTTCAGTCTTTTCAATAAAATGTTTACGTGGCGCTGATGTAAAGTTGAATCTTTTAAAGAAGcatgtcatggttgggagtggtcttagAGGTCTTTATTGCTTAAGGCAATGATTAGTCAAATGTTAGCTTTTTAATGAATTATTAACTACATATCTTGTGTTTCATCTTTTCCTAATAAAAATCATAAATACCCATTCATGTTATTTTTATGAAAAGCATGTAACATAAATTTCTTAATTACAGACATGTAACAACAAAGAGACTACAAATTAAAGTAAGGAATACGATACTATTCCTAGACAAATGCTTAAACTCAAAGACACAAACAAGATGTTCGCAACTCACACATTATCTTTTTCTTTCTCGACAAGTGACATAATCATCGTGTATTGTTTCTTTGATAAGGGAAATATGATCCCATTTGCAAGCTtccaacaaaatacataaatacaaATGCATCACACATATGTTACATAACATTGTACTGCTATTTTATCATGCCATCGGACCCTTTGGATTCCAATGACCGATCCATCGACATCGGTGGCAGAACATACCACCTCTATTGGTGTTACCAATGCCATCGAACCGTAAGGATCACATCCGATAACACACGCATAATGTGTCCTAGATGCCTTGGCCAATTTGTCTATGAAATCGATATAGCAAGACCAAGGCTTGTGGTCGAGTTTACAGAATTCGACCCCTCCCCTGAAGCCCGTTTACTTGAAGCGCTTTCCCTCATGCTTGATCCTCACGTTCCACAAACTAATCGACACCGTGGAAGGTTTATGGATGTTGGGATCCAACCGCCTTGGCGAAGGCGTAGGAATAGTAGGACGACGTCTCCGTTTGATGAAATGGATGGGTGGGGCCCGGAGCCCGGTATTCTAGCCCGTCCACGTTCTCGGTCTTGGATCATTCTTGAACCACATAATCTTCCTAGGGTTCCAAGCGGTCCCAACCATAACAATAACAGTAACAATAATGGTAATGGAATAGAAGGCGGGGTCCCAAGAGGGATTGATCCTAGAAACTATTTTGATGGAAGCGAGTTAAATCAATTTATAGAAGAGTTGACTCAAAACGACCGCCCAGGTCCAGTGCCGGCCCCTGATTCTGCTATCAACGGGTTACCAAATGTTAAGATCACCGAATCTCATATGCAGAGTGACTCACAGTCATGTCCTGTTTGTATGGAAGAGTTTAAACTCGGTGGGGACGCAAAAGAGTTGCCGTGCAAACATATATTCCATGCGAATTGTATTGTGCCATGGTTAAGGCTCCATAACTCGTGCCCCATTTGTCGAAATGGGCTGCCCGTTCCTACCATTACAACGGACAGTACTAGTGATTTGTATTCTGATGATATGGATTCGTCAAGTGATGCTACGAGTAGGAGACCGCGATGTTTGAGGTGTAGACGATTGCCATCGGTATGGCCTTTTCAACCAAATTCGAGTTCTCAAAGCCATAGTAATGTTACGACACGTGAAGATTCGAGGGTGAACTCGTGCCACATTCTTTAATTAGACTTGTTGTTTAACGATCTGGTTGTATTAATTAACCATAATTGGTGACATGATTTGTGTAATGCTATTTTTAAACAGTTAAACATGTTTGGGTCCGGGCCATTATAACACGTTTGTTTTTTCATTTATGTACCAACAGAAGAAGTCAACAACTTTCGTGATTTACAATCATGAAGTAAAACTGATCATAAATTATAGCGTAAACATAGCTATAACAACAATCATGAAGTCAAATCGATCGTGATTTCAATGTGAAGCGGTGAATAAAATAAACGAATTTATTCTTATATCAATAGGCTTGTATAACAaaagttattttattattattatgtcagaGCATAGTGAGTAACGACCGAATCTACCTATGTGTTTCAAGCACCAAATAATAAACGGTTATGATTTAGCGCACTTTCAagacccgagaaattaatagaacaattaagcaataaataaagacataagattttacgtggttcggcgtgaggcctagtcAACGGGCGGAAGCAGGGAAGGATTTTATTAGCAAATATGACAAACTCGAGGTTACAGTGTATCACTCAATCTAGGATCTAAAATACTAACAACGTATTTAGACCGCTCACTAGATTATAACACTTCCCTCttaactcactcgtatagaattttgaTTAACAATTCTATACCTCACTCTTTTCTCTATACTACTTTTACAAGAGTTAATTAAACTCTTTCAAGTATGGGATGATCAAAATGAAATCCATGCACTTCCTTTTATAGTTGAACTTGTATGTTAGGAATAAGACTTCAAATTGCATACTCCTTCCATTTATCATTTGTTTAAAACAAGTTGTAAACAAGTTGTCAACAAATTGTAAGTTCTAGTGCATCTCCTTTCTTTGACTTGTAATACCAATATGTATACAATTTGAATTTGACATCTCAAATACAACTCATAACATAGTTGGCATTCTAGAGTTTACTAGATAATAGTTGTCATGCATGTATGTAGTCTTCATTCTAGTGTGAAACCAAGTTGGAATTGAGTCAACAAAACCATTGTGGGCTTGACCAAAGCACcatccaacaaatctccaccttgacgaacattcCACGCCTTTGCTATCCTCTCTCAATCTCCGCTTCCTTCCAGCCCCTGAGGGCTCATCACTTTTGAATACCGCGAATGCCAACCAAGTCCAAGCAATGTTTGAATTTGATTGTAGTAACTACCTTCGTCAACATATCTGCTGGATTATCTGATGTTCTAATCTTTCTCACAATTATAACCCCTTTAGATATTACTTCGCGAATAAAGTGATACCTTATGTCTATGTGCTTGGTTCTTTCATGATACATTTGATTTTTAGTCAAATGTATCACACTCTGATTATCACAATGCACAATAGTCTGATCTTGTCGTATACCAGGATCCCTAACCAAACCCCTCAGCCACTTTGCTTCTTTCACACCCTCTGTCATAGCCATGtattctgcttcagttgtggacaaAGCAACAGTCGATTGTAATGTTGCTTTCCAACTAACAGCACATCTTCCGAGAGTAAAAACATACCCAGTCTGAGACTTTCTCCGATCCAAATCACCAGCATAGTCTGAATCAACGTATCCGGTAGCATTAGTATTACCACCGCTATCAAATACTAAGCCAATATCGGTTGTCCCTTTAAGGTACCGAAGAATCCATTGCACCGCTTGCCAATGAGCTTTCCGTGGACGATCCATATATCTGCTCACCACGCTTACCGCCTGTGcaatatccggtctagtacataccatagcatacatgatGCTACCCACAGCACTAGCATATGGAACATGTGACATATGCTCCACCTCCTCCTCAGTTTCCGGTGACAACGCCGATGAAAGTTTGAAATGTGCAGCAAGTGGAGCACTAACCAGTTTGGAGTTATCCATCCCAAAACGCTGAAGAACCTTCTCAATATATTTATTTTGTGACAAATACAATTTTCCTTCACGTCTATCTCTGATAATCTCCATTCCAAATATCTTCTTAGCTGCACCCAAATCTttcatctcaaactcagttttgagttgagattttaactgatcgatctctgacatgtttttcgaagcaatcaacatatcatccacatataatagcaAATAAACATACGAGCTATCAAGAAGCTTCTTGTGATATACACAACTATCATAATTACTCCGTGAGTAACATTAACTAGTCATGAATACGTCAAACCTCTTATACCATTGTCGAGGTGATTGCTTCAAGCCATATAATGACTTTTTCAACAAACATGCATAATCTTCCTTTCCTTGGACAACAAATCCTTCTGGCTGGCGCATAAAGATCCGTTCCTCCAACTCACCATGTAAGAAAAACTTTAGATCAatcgagtttcatttgatccctttttactct of the Rutidosis leptorrhynchoides isolate AG116_Rl617_1_P2 chromosome 5, CSIRO_AGI_Rlap_v1, whole genome shotgun sequence genome contains:
- the LOC139850047 gene encoding E3 ubiquitin-protein ligase RZF1, which encodes MPSDPLDSNDRSIDIGGRTYHLYWCYQCHRTVRITSDNTRIMCPRCLGQFVYEIDIARPRLVVEFTEFDPSPEARLLEALSLMLDPHVPQTNRHRGRFMDVGIQPPWRRRRNSRTTSPFDEMDGWGPEPGILARPRSRSWIILEPHNLPRVPSGPNHNNNSNNNGNGIEGGVPRGIDPRNYFDGSELNQFIEELTQNDRPGPVPAPDSAINGLPNVKITESHMQSDSQSCPVCMEEFKLGGDAKELPCKHIFHANCIVPWLRLHNSCPICRNGLPVPTITTDSTSDLYSDDMDSSSDATSRRPRCLRCRRLPSVWPFQPNSSSQSHSNVTTREDSRVNSCHIL